The genome window TGATAGCGAAGCGAAGCTCTTTCTCGAGGGCGATGGGCGTCACCAGCTCGACCGAGAGGGTTACGTTATCCCCGGGCATGACCATTTCCACGCCTTCGGGAAGCTTTGCCACGCCGGTCACGTCCGTGGTTCTAAGATAGAACTGCGGT of Syntrophorhabdaceae bacterium contains these proteins:
- the tuf gene encoding elongation factor Tu (EF-Tu; promotes GTP-dependent binding of aminoacyl-tRNA to the A-site of ribosomes during protein biosynthesis; when the tRNA anticodon matches the mRNA codon, GTP hydrolysis results; the inactive EF-Tu-GDP leaves the ribosome and release of GDP is promoted by elongation factor Ts; many prokaryotes have two copies of the gene encoding EF-Tu), with protein sequence PQFYLRTTDVTGVAKLPEGVEMVMPGDNVTLSVELVTPIALEKELRFAIREGGRTVGAGVVTEIIE